The proteins below come from a single Serratia fonticola genomic window:
- a CDS encoding malonate decarboxylase holo-ACP synthase, with translation MIRPHDLIWISDRSALSADQALPEWVSQQWRTSLPLVVRRDVQSNGRIPVGIRGMKRSQRAAAWVSAEAIRRIVTPEFLVSEPLALLHSSFVSQPPVQALIMLAQRPWPWGWGVTGSCGYALATEIPVMHADSDLDLLVRCPQPASPEELQRLAQWLQALPCRADAQIETPLGGFALSEWLRDGRAMLKTAEGPLLTTDPWASSQEI, from the coding sequence ATGATTCGCCCGCATGACCTGATTTGGATTAGTGACCGTTCTGCCCTCAGCGCCGACCAGGCGTTGCCGGAGTGGGTTAGCCAGCAGTGGCGCACCTCATTACCGTTGGTGGTGCGGCGCGATGTTCAGAGCAACGGGCGGATCCCGGTGGGGATCCGGGGTATGAAACGCAGCCAGCGCGCCGCAGCCTGGGTTAGTGCAGAGGCTATCCGGCGCATAGTGACGCCGGAGTTTTTGGTGAGTGAGCCGTTGGCGTTGCTGCACTCGAGCTTTGTTTCCCAGCCTCCGGTGCAGGCGCTCATAATGCTGGCTCAGCGGCCTTGGCCGTGGGGCTGGGGCGTGACCGGCAGCTGTGGTTATGCGCTGGCGACCGAAATCCCGGTGATGCATGCCGACAGCGATCTGGATCTGTTGGTTCGCTGCCCGCAGCCTGCCAGCCCCGAGGAGTTGCAGCGGCTGGCACAGTGGTTACAGGCGCTGCCTTGCCGCGCCGATGCCCAAATAGAAACACCGCTCGGCGGCTTTGCCCTAAGCGAATGGCTGCGGGATGGACGAGCGATGCTGAAAACCGCTGAGGGGCCGTTGTTGACGACCGATCCATGGGCCAGCTCTCAGGAGATCTGA
- the yacL gene encoding protein YacL codes for MDYEFLRDVTGQVVVRFSMGHEAIGHWINEELNGDFNLLDRIEAGAAGVKGSERQWQLEGHEYTLLMDGEEVMIRANQLEFEGDEMEEGMNYYDEESLSFCGIEDFLTVLKAYRSFMLNY; via the coding sequence ATGGATTACGAATTTCTGCGTGACGTAACCGGTCAGGTGGTGGTCAGATTTTCGATGGGGCATGAGGCCATCGGCCATTGGATTAACGAAGAGCTCAACGGTGATTTTAACCTGCTGGACCGTATTGAAGCCGGTGCGGCAGGGGTCAAGGGCAGTGAGCGTCAGTGGCAGTTGGAAGGTCACGAATACACGTTGCTGATGGACGGTGAAGAGGTGATGATCCGCGCCAACCAGTTGGAGTTCGAAGGTGACGAAATGGAAGAGGGGATGAACTACTACGACGAAGAGAGCCTCTCTTTCTGCGGCATCGAAGACTTCCTGACGGTGCTGAAAGCCTACCGCTCGTTTATGCTCAACTACTGA
- the mdcH gene encoding malonate decarboxylase subunit epsilon: MKILFTFPGQGPQVPQMLHQLPANETTRQLLSEACAVLDQDVLTLDSAEALQKTRAVQLCLLIAGVAYARELQQNGIEADFVSGLSIGAFPAAVIAGALAFPDAVRLVALRGQLMEEAYPAGYGLVAIIGLPLRQVERLIAEVNSAELPVYLANINAEDQLVIAGSEAAMAQVMALAKTAGAAKTQRLAVSVPSHCALLAQPAEKLAQAMKQVNINRPQIAYLSGSTGRVLWQPERIADDLAFNMARTVRWHEAMVAAYEREVRLAIEMPPGAVLTGLTKKVMEQGEALSRCQLGLNAVCGIVAKYRRD, translated from the coding sequence ATGAAGATTTTATTTACCTTTCCCGGCCAGGGACCGCAGGTGCCTCAAATGCTGCACCAACTGCCGGCCAATGAAACTACCCGACAGTTGTTAAGCGAGGCCTGCGCTGTTCTTGACCAGGACGTACTGACGTTGGACAGTGCCGAAGCCTTACAGAAAACCCGGGCGGTGCAGCTGTGCCTGCTGATAGCCGGTGTGGCCTACGCGCGGGAATTACAGCAGAACGGGATCGAGGCTGATTTTGTCAGTGGGCTATCCATCGGCGCTTTTCCGGCCGCGGTGATTGCTGGGGCCTTGGCATTTCCCGATGCCGTCCGGTTGGTGGCGTTGCGTGGCCAGCTAATGGAGGAGGCGTATCCGGCGGGATATGGCCTGGTGGCGATTATAGGCTTGCCGTTACGCCAGGTGGAAAGGCTGATAGCAGAGGTCAACAGCGCTGAGCTACCGGTCTATTTGGCCAATATCAATGCCGAAGACCAATTGGTCATTGCGGGTAGCGAAGCAGCGATGGCGCAGGTCATGGCACTGGCAAAAACCGCAGGTGCAGCTAAAACCCAGCGTTTGGCAGTGAGCGTTCCTTCCCACTGTGCCCTGTTGGCACAACCGGCGGAAAAGCTGGCGCAGGCCATGAAGCAGGTAAATATCAACCGGCCGCAGATTGCGTATCTCAGTGGCAGTACCGGGCGCGTGTTATGGCAACCGGAGCGAATTGCTGACGATCTGGCCTTCAATATGGCCCGCACCGTGCGCTGGCATGAGGCAATGGTGGCGGCCTACGAACGGGAAGTCCGTCTGGCGATCGAAATGCCGCCGGGCGCGGTATTAACCGGCTTGACCAAAAAAGTGATGGAGCAGGGGGAAGCGCTGTCCCGCTGCCAACTGGGGCTGAACGCAGTCTGCGGCATTGTGGCTAAATATCGGCGAGATTAA
- a CDS encoding triphosphoribosyl-dephospho-CoA synthase — translation MKLSPCLIASDADLVAARLAEFATQALVDEARLSPKPGLVDARGSGAHQDLTLALMERSAHSLTPVFHRLAIAGWQRPADSALRQEVGRIGREGEQRMMAATAGVNTHRGAIWAMGLLVTAVAMQGGNATPSSSCALAAQLAQLPDHASPKVFSKGLRATQRYQVPGAREEAQQGFPHVMQRALPQLWHSRSQGASESAAQIDALMAIMTTLSDTCVLSRGGLTALNAMQQGSAEVLHAGGYQHPAGQAALAKLEQRLLASNASPGGAADLLAAALFLDRATAR, via the coding sequence ATGAAACTTTCCCCCTGTTTAATCGCCTCTGATGCGGATCTTGTTGCCGCACGATTGGCGGAGTTTGCCACACAAGCGCTAGTGGATGAGGCGCGTCTCAGCCCGAAACCGGGGCTGGTGGATGCCCGGGGTTCCGGTGCGCATCAGGATCTGACGTTGGCGTTGATGGAGCGTTCGGCCCACAGCCTGACGCCGGTCTTCCATCGGCTGGCGATTGCCGGTTGGCAGCGTCCGGCAGATAGTGCATTACGCCAGGAAGTTGGCCGGATTGGCCGGGAAGGTGAACAGCGGATGATGGCAGCCACTGCCGGTGTTAATACACATCGCGGGGCGATCTGGGCGATGGGCCTGCTGGTGACGGCGGTAGCCATGCAGGGGGGTAACGCAACACCATCCAGCAGTTGCGCATTAGCCGCGCAGTTGGCGCAGTTGCCGGATCACGCCAGCCCGAAGGTGTTCAGCAAAGGCTTGCGAGCCACTCAACGTTACCAGGTACCCGGCGCGCGGGAAGAGGCCCAGCAAGGTTTTCCGCATGTGATGCAACGGGCGCTGCCGCAGCTGTGGCACAGCAGGAGCCAGGGGGCCAGTGAGTCAGCCGCGCAGATTGATGCGCTGATGGCCATCATGACCACCCTGAGCGATACCTGCGTGCTGTCGCGTGGTGGGTTAACGGCGCTGAATGCAATGCAGCAGGGGTCTGCCGAGGTACTGCATGCCGGAGGATATCAACATCCGGCAGGACAGGCGGCGTTGGCCAAACTGGAACAACGGCTATTGGCGAGCAACGCTTCACCCGGCGGCGCGGCCGATTTACTGGCTGCGGCTCTGTTCCTCGATCGGGCTACGGCCCGCTGA
- a CDS encoding AEC family transporter, with protein MTYVIIHALAPIFVIMLLGFFAGKAKMVDNQNVSLLNIFVMDFALPAALFGATVQTPWAGIVEQSPLIVVLVLAMWITYAAIYFTCTGIFHKSPQDAAVLTLTVALPNYAALGLPILGSVLGETPGTSLSVAVAIACGSVLMTPFCLLILEREKARAAGAVQGSSLGMLPVLMWRSVKKPIVWGPLLGVVLSAVGVHMPEMVLAAIKPLGLSATATALFLTGVILSARKLQINGPVLLSSVTKLLIQPFIAWGLVLALGLHGSVAITAILMIALSAGFFGIVFGNRFGVQSPDAEATLLISSVLCIITLPLFITLTSGM; from the coding sequence ATGACATACGTAATTATTCATGCCTTGGCACCGATTTTTGTCATTATGCTGCTGGGCTTTTTTGCCGGTAAGGCAAAAATGGTCGATAACCAGAACGTTTCATTACTCAACATCTTCGTGATGGATTTTGCACTACCGGCGGCCCTGTTCGGTGCCACCGTACAAACGCCTTGGGCGGGGATCGTTGAGCAGTCGCCGCTGATCGTGGTGTTGGTGCTGGCGATGTGGATCACCTATGCGGCGATCTATTTTACCTGCACCGGGATCTTCCATAAGTCTCCGCAGGATGCCGCGGTGCTGACGCTCACCGTGGCGTTGCCCAACTATGCCGCGCTTGGCCTGCCGATCCTCGGTAGCGTACTGGGGGAAACGCCGGGAACCTCGCTGTCCGTGGCGGTGGCAATCGCCTGTGGTTCGGTACTGATGACGCCGTTCTGCCTGCTGATCCTCGAGCGTGAAAAAGCCCGCGCAGCCGGTGCGGTTCAAGGTTCCAGCCTGGGCATGTTGCCGGTGCTGATGTGGCGCTCGGTGAAAAAACCGATCGTCTGGGGGCCGCTGCTTGGGGTGGTGCTGTCGGCGGTAGGCGTGCATATGCCTGAAATGGTGCTGGCCGCGATCAAACCGCTTGGCCTATCGGCTACGGCGACAGCGCTGTTCCTGACCGGCGTGATCCTGTCTGCCCGTAAGTTGCAGATCAACGGCCCGGTGCTGCTTTCGAGCGTAACCAAACTGCTGATCCAACCGTTTATTGCCTGGGGGCTGGTGCTGGCATTGGGCCTGCACGGTAGCGTGGCCATCACCGCTATTTTGATGATTGCCCTTTCCGCCGGCTTCTTCGGTATCGTCTTTGGTAACCGTTTTGGCGTGCAGTCGCCGGATGCCGAAGCCACGTTACTGATCAGTTCCGTGTTGTGTATCATTACCTTACCGCTGTTTATCACCCTGACCTCAGGGATGTAA
- a CDS encoding 2-keto-3-deoxygluconate permease 1 produces MKIKATIEKIPGGMMVVPLVLGAMINTFAPQALDIGGFTTALFKNGAAPLIGAFLLCMGAGISFKAAPQALLQGGTITLTKLLVAMALGLGVEHLFGAEGIFGLTGVAIIAAMSNSNGGLYAALVGEFGNERDVGAISILSLNDGPFFTMIALGAAGMANIPLMALVAVLVPLLVGMMLGNLDHQMRDFLTKGGPILIPFFAFALGAGINLEILLQGGMAGVLLGVLTTFVGGFFNIRADRLVGGSGIAGAAASSTAGNAVATPLAIAQADPSLASVAAAAAPLIAASVITTAILTPILSSWVAKRNAAKGAALKETA; encoded by the coding sequence ATGAAAATTAAGGCGACAATAGAGAAAATCCCTGGGGGGATGATGGTCGTCCCACTGGTGCTTGGCGCAATGATCAACACCTTTGCTCCACAGGCGCTGGATATCGGCGGCTTCACCACGGCACTGTTTAAAAACGGTGCGGCTCCACTGATTGGTGCTTTCCTGCTGTGCATGGGGGCTGGCATCAGCTTCAAGGCGGCTCCGCAGGCACTGTTGCAAGGCGGCACTATTACCTTGACCAAGCTGCTGGTTGCCATGGCCTTGGGGTTAGGCGTTGAACATCTGTTTGGTGCGGAAGGTATTTTCGGCCTGACCGGTGTGGCGATCATTGCCGCAATGAGCAACTCCAACGGTGGCCTGTATGCGGCGTTGGTAGGCGAGTTTGGTAATGAGCGGGACGTAGGGGCGATTTCGATCCTATCCCTGAATGACGGGCCGTTCTTCACCATGATCGCGTTGGGTGCGGCAGGTATGGCGAATATCCCACTGATGGCGCTGGTGGCGGTGTTGGTTCCCCTGCTGGTAGGGATGATGTTGGGTAATCTGGATCATCAGATGCGCGACTTCCTCACCAAGGGGGGCCCAATCCTGATCCCATTCTTTGCCTTCGCGCTCGGTGCTGGCATCAATCTGGAAATATTACTGCAAGGCGGTATGGCCGGGGTTCTGCTTGGCGTGTTGACCACTTTTGTCGGCGGTTTCTTTAATATTCGCGCCGATCGGCTGGTGGGTGGCTCAGGTATTGCCGGTGCGGCAGCATCGAGCACTGCCGGTAATGCGGTGGCGACGCCATTGGCGATTGCCCAGGCGGATCCTTCGTTGGCTAGCGTCGCGGCTGCTGCGGCCCCATTGATTGCCGCTTCGGTGATCACCACCGCTATACTGACCCCGATTCTCAGCTCTTGGGTGGCGAAGCGTAATGCCGCGAAGGGCGCAGCGCTGAAGGAGACAGCATGA
- a CDS encoding malonate decarboxylase subunit delta, producing the protein MEHIDLSYPASITLPGKALTGVVGSGDMEALFEPAADGTLTVAIKTSVDGSRQRWQHLFERLASLRDLPAGRLEINDFGATPGVARLRIEQVFEEAAHA; encoded by the coding sequence ATGGAACATATCGATTTGAGTTATCCGGCCAGCATTACGCTGCCGGGTAAGGCACTCACCGGCGTCGTAGGATCCGGTGACATGGAGGCTCTGTTTGAGCCTGCGGCTGACGGCACACTGACGGTGGCGATCAAAACCTCCGTAGACGGTAGTCGTCAGCGTTGGCAGCACCTGTTTGAACGCCTGGCTTCTTTGCGTGATTTACCTGCCGGACGGTTAGAGATTAACGACTTCGGCGCTACGCCGGGGGTGGCTCGGTTGCGTATCGAACAGGTATTTGAGGAGGCCGCCCATGCGTGA
- the mdcA gene encoding malonate decarboxylase subunit alpha, whose protein sequence is MLLHQSPTRVWDTRRQEKKRRIASVQGQSQGKVIPTADLTSVLEKLLVSGDRVVLEGNNQKQADFLSRMLAEVNPAKVHDLHMIMPSVGRAEHLDIFEKGIARKLDFAFSGTQSLRISQLLEDGQLEIGAIHTYIELYSRLYVDLVPNVALVAGFKADRHGNLYTGPSTEDTPALVEATAFKDGIVIAQVNELVDDETDLPRVDIPGSWIDFVVVADKPFFIEPLFTRDPRLIKPVHVLMGMMAIKGIYAKHQVQSLNHGIGFNTAAIELLLPTYGEQLGLKGKICKHWTLNPHPTLIPAIESGWVETVHCFGGELGMENYIAARPDIFFTGSDGSMRSNRAFCQMAGQYAVDMFIGSTLQIDGMAHSSTVTRGRLSGFGGAPNMGHDPHGRRHATPAWLDMIEEPDPLARGRKLVVQMVETFQAGAKPTFVEKLDAVDVAQESGMPLAPVMIYGDDVTHVLTEEGIAYLYRARSLEERRAMVAAVAGITDIGLGVDAKRVAELRREGKVVFPEDLDIRRTDASRSLLAAGSVADLVEWSGGLYDPPAKFRSW, encoded by the coding sequence ATGTTGCTTCATCAAAGCCCCACGCGCGTTTGGGATACCCGGCGGCAGGAAAAAAAACGCCGTATCGCGAGTGTGCAAGGGCAGTCGCAGGGCAAAGTGATCCCCACCGCCGATCTGACCAGCGTGTTGGAAAAGCTGCTGGTTTCTGGCGATCGGGTAGTGCTGGAAGGTAATAACCAGAAACAGGCCGATTTTCTCTCCCGTATGCTCGCCGAGGTCAACCCCGCCAAGGTCCACGATCTGCATATGATCATGCCAAGCGTTGGCCGCGCCGAGCATCTGGATATTTTTGAAAAGGGCATCGCCCGCAAGCTCGATTTTGCCTTCTCTGGTACCCAGAGCCTGCGCATTTCCCAACTGTTGGAAGATGGGCAGCTCGAAATCGGTGCCATCCATACCTATATCGAACTCTATTCCCGCCTGTATGTGGATCTGGTGCCGAACGTGGCGCTAGTGGCCGGGTTCAAGGCCGATCGTCATGGCAATCTGTACACCGGGCCAAGTACCGAAGATACCCCGGCACTGGTCGAGGCCACCGCGTTTAAAGACGGCATCGTCATCGCTCAGGTCAACGAACTGGTTGATGATGAAACGGACTTGCCAAGAGTTGATATCCCCGGTTCCTGGATCGATTTTGTGGTGGTGGCAGACAAGCCGTTCTTTATTGAACCGCTGTTTACCCGCGATCCGCGCCTGATCAAACCGGTGCATGTGTTGATGGGGATGATGGCGATCAAAGGCATCTACGCCAAACATCAGGTGCAATCGCTGAACCACGGTATCGGCTTTAACACCGCCGCCATTGAACTGCTGTTACCTACCTACGGCGAGCAGCTGGGCCTGAAGGGTAAAATCTGTAAACACTGGACTCTGAACCCACATCCAACCCTAATCCCGGCGATCGAAAGTGGCTGGGTGGAGACCGTACACTGTTTTGGCGGTGAGCTGGGGATGGAGAATTATATTGCCGCCCGTCCGGATATTTTCTTTACCGGTAGCGACGGTTCCATGCGCTCCAACCGTGCGTTTTGCCAGATGGCCGGTCAGTACGCTGTAGATATGTTTATCGGCTCCACCTTACAGATCGACGGTATGGCCCACTCATCTACCGTGACACGGGGCCGCCTCTCCGGTTTTGGCGGCGCACCGAACATGGGGCACGACCCACACGGTCGTCGCCACGCTACGCCTGCCTGGTTGGATATGATCGAAGAGCCGGATCCGTTGGCCCGTGGCCGCAAGCTGGTGGTGCAGATGGTGGAAACCTTCCAGGCAGGAGCCAAACCGACCTTCGTAGAAAAACTCGATGCCGTCGATGTGGCGCAAGAGTCTGGTATGCCGTTGGCGCCAGTGATGATTTACGGCGATGACGTGACTCATGTGCTGACCGAAGAGGGGATTGCTTATCTGTATCGTGCACGCTCGTTGGAAGAGCGCCGCGCCATGGTGGCTGCGGTGGCCGGTATCACCGATATCGGGCTGGGTGTGGACGCCAAACGCGTGGCCGAGTTGCGCCGCGAAGGCAAAGTGGTGTTCCCGGAAGATCTCGATATTCGCCGTACCGATGCTTCGCGTTCTTTGCTGGCCGCGGGCAGCGTAGCGGATCTGGTCGAGTGGTCCGGCGGCTTGTATGACCCGCCAGCTAAATTCCGGAGCTGGTAA
- the mdcE gene encoding biotin-independent malonate decarboxylase subunit gamma: MSTSSSSRGEYWFSLLTEGADQRQGQCASIRVADAELEGQPVRFIAVVPDANNHYPRAARGEVGLLEGWTLAQVVSEAVAADVDKAQKRAIVAVIDVPSQAYGRREEAFGIHQALAGAAGAYAKARLAGHPVIGLIVGKAMSGAFLAHGYQANRLIAFNDAGVMIHAMGKESAARITLRSVEALEKLAATIPPMAYDIEHYSSLGLLEQLLDIRDPLQASEQELNLVRHSVVQAIAKTRSEGVGLTNRLGADNRHSSSLVRERMRAEW, from the coding sequence ATGAGTACGTCATCATCAAGCCGTGGAGAATATTGGTTCTCTTTGCTGACGGAGGGGGCCGATCAGCGCCAGGGGCAGTGCGCCTCGATCCGGGTCGCGGACGCTGAACTAGAGGGCCAACCGGTGCGTTTTATCGCCGTGGTGCCGGATGCAAATAACCATTACCCACGCGCCGCACGCGGTGAAGTGGGTTTACTGGAAGGTTGGACATTAGCCCAGGTAGTCAGTGAAGCGGTCGCGGCTGACGTTGATAAAGCACAAAAGCGAGCCATCGTGGCGGTGATCGATGTGCCGAGCCAGGCCTATGGGCGTCGGGAAGAGGCCTTTGGTATTCATCAGGCGTTGGCCGGTGCGGCCGGGGCTTATGCCAAGGCTCGGCTGGCAGGCCATCCGGTGATTGGTTTGATCGTCGGGAAAGCCATGTCCGGCGCGTTTCTGGCGCACGGCTATCAGGCCAACCGCTTGATCGCCTTCAACGATGCAGGCGTGATGATCCATGCGATGGGCAAAGAGTCTGCAGCGCGCATCACGTTACGTTCCGTAGAGGCACTGGAGAAGCTGGCAGCAACCATTCCACCGATGGCCTATGACATCGAGCATTACAGCTCGCTCGGCCTGCTGGAACAGTTACTGGATATCCGTGACCCGCTGCAGGCCAGTGAGCAGGAGCTTAATCTGGTGCGCCACTCGGTGGTCCAGGCGATTGCTAAAACTCGCAGTGAAGGGGTTGGATTAACTAACCGCCTGGGGGCAGACAACCGCCATAGTTCTTCGCTGGTGCGTGAACGTATGCGCGCAGAGTGGTAA
- a CDS encoding biotin-independent malonate decarboxylase subunit beta, whose protein sequence is MRDDLSFIELSARERARNLLDSGSFRELLGPFERITSPWLEPQGIVTQADDGMVVAKGTIDGKPAVVVAVEGAFQGGSMGEVSGAKMAAALELAAEDNRNGIATQAVLLLETGGVRLQEANLGLAAIADIHAAIVDLRRYTPVVGIIAGTVGCFGGMSIAAALCSYLIVTREARLGLNGPQVIEQEAGIEEYDSRDRPFIWSMTGGDVRYRSGFVDEEVPDALHAVKAAMTGCLQRGVPAQHRSDNYHYYLPKLSQFDTRQQADSAVIAQLFAAEDRV, encoded by the coding sequence ATGCGTGATGATCTCAGCTTCATTGAACTCAGCGCCCGGGAGCGCGCTCGTAATCTGCTGGACAGCGGCAGTTTTCGTGAACTATTGGGGCCATTTGAGCGTATTACTTCACCCTGGCTGGAGCCGCAGGGCATCGTCACCCAGGCCGATGACGGTATGGTGGTCGCCAAAGGCACCATTGACGGTAAACCGGCGGTGGTGGTGGCGGTAGAAGGGGCATTTCAGGGCGGTAGCATGGGGGAGGTTTCCGGTGCCAAGATGGCCGCGGCCCTGGAGCTGGCAGCAGAAGATAACCGCAACGGCATTGCGACTCAGGCAGTCTTGCTGCTGGAAACCGGTGGCGTGCGTTTGCAGGAAGCCAACCTGGGGCTGGCAGCGATCGCGGATATTCATGCGGCGATTGTCGATCTGCGCCGTTACACCCCGGTGGTGGGTATTATTGCTGGAACCGTGGGTTGCTTTGGCGGGATGTCGATCGCAGCTGCATTATGCAGCTACCTGATCGTCACCCGTGAAGCACGCCTGGGCTTAAACGGCCCACAGGTAATTGAACAGGAAGCCGGTATCGAAGAATACGATTCCCGCGATCGGCCTTTCATTTGGAGCATGACCGGTGGCGATGTGCGCTATCGCAGCGGCTTTGTCGATGAAGAAGTCCCGGATGCGCTGCATGCGGTCAAGGCGGCGATGACAGGTTGTCTGCAACGCGGCGTGCCTGCCCAGCACCGCTCCGACAATTATCACTATTACTTGCCGAAACTGTCGCAGTTCGATACCCGCCAGCAGGCGGACTCGGCGGTCATTGCTCAACTGTTTGCTGCGGAGGATCGGGTATGA
- a CDS encoding LysR family transcriptional regulator — translation MIDSEITLKKLEIFLAFMEKENIGRAAEQLGLSSVSVHRALHTLEEGFRCPLFIHKGRNLLPLPAALTLAEYARDIVDLTYKGIEETRLKAGFGQQRMRIGTLYSLTLETIPRLIMGLKVRRPAMEISLTMGSNEDLLAQLENQLLDAILISVSDSQIDPLRFEILPLFEDDIYLAAPAASALNSDGTADLQDFRSQKFVSLTEGFATYHGFSEAFQIAGFEPEIVTRVNDIFSMLSLVQAGVGYTLVPGRMKKMYEHTLKLLPLCEQYQMRQTIALVFNRNQQQDPNLLALTAEGRMYARGEGPV, via the coding sequence ATGATCGACAGCGAAATCACCCTGAAAAAATTGGAAATCTTTCTGGCGTTTATGGAGAAGGAGAACATCGGCCGAGCCGCCGAACAGCTTGGCTTGAGCAGCGTTAGCGTGCATCGTGCGTTACATACCCTGGAAGAGGGCTTTCGCTGCCCGCTGTTTATTCATAAAGGACGCAACCTGCTGCCCCTGCCCGCAGCACTTACGCTGGCAGAATACGCACGCGATATCGTGGATCTCACCTACAAAGGCATCGAAGAAACTCGGTTGAAGGCGGGGTTTGGCCAGCAACGCATGCGTATCGGCACGCTCTACTCACTGACGCTGGAAACTATTCCACGGTTGATCATGGGGCTGAAGGTACGCCGCCCGGCCATGGAGATCAGCCTGACGATGGGATCGAATGAGGATCTGCTGGCCCAGTTGGAGAACCAATTGCTGGACGCCATCCTGATTTCGGTTTCGGACAGTCAAATCGATCCGCTACGCTTTGAGATCCTGCCGCTGTTTGAAGATGATATCTATCTTGCCGCACCGGCAGCCTCGGCGCTAAACAGCGATGGCACGGCAGACCTGCAAGACTTTCGCAGCCAGAAGTTTGTCTCCCTGACCGAAGGCTTCGCCACCTACCACGGCTTTAGCGAAGCGTTTCAGATTGCCGGTTTTGAACCGGAAATCGTCACCCGGGTGAATGATATTTTCTCAATGCTCAGCCTGGTGCAGGCCGGGGTGGGCTACACGCTGGTGCCTGGGCGGATGAAGAAGATGTATGAACACACCTTGAAATTACTGCCGCTGTGCGAACAGTACCAGATGCGCCAAACCATCGCGCTGGTGTTCAACCGTAACCAGCAGCAGGATCCGAACCTGCTGGCGTTAACGGCGGAAGGCCGCATGTACGCACGCGGTGAAGGGCCGGTTTAA